From the Cucurbita pepo subsp. pepo cultivar mu-cu-16 chromosome LG05, ASM280686v2, whole genome shotgun sequence genome, one window contains:
- the LOC111794555 gene encoding probable mannitol dehydrogenase: protein MAKSPQDEHPNKAFGWAARDSSGLLSPFHFSRRENGGDDVSIKVLYCGVCHSDLHLLKNDWGVTDYPIVPGHEIVGVVTSVGNNVNKFKVGDQVGVGVIVGSCKSCQNCEQNLENYCPKLIYTYNGHSYDGAKTYGGYSDSIVVDQHFVLRFPDNLPLDAGAPLLCAGITIYSPMKYYGMTESGKHLGVVGLGGLGHVAVKFGKAFGLKVTVISTSPRKKEEAIDRLGADAFVVSSDPAQLKAAIGTMDYIIDTVSAIHALAPLLGLLKLNGKLVTVGLPNKPLELPVAAIVLGRKMVGGSNFGGLKETQEMLDFCGKHNITAEIELIRMDDINTAIERLEKADVRYRFVIDIGNSFK, encoded by the exons ATGGCCAAATCACCCCAAGATGAACATCCAAACAAGGCTTTCGGATGGGCTGCTCGGGATTCTTCTGGCTTACTCTCCCCCTTTCATTTCTCTCGAAG AGAAAATGGTGGCGATGATGTGAGTATCAAAGTCCTTTACTGTGGGGTTTGCCATTCAGATCTGCATCTGCTGAAGAACGATTGGGGTGTCACAGATTATCCAATAGTCCCAGG GCATGAGATTGTTGGTGTTGTGACTTCTGTTGGGAACAATGTGAACAAATTCAAAGTGGGTGATCAAGTAGGGGTAGGTGTCATAGTTGGATCTTGCAAAAGTTGCCAAAACTGTGAACAAAACTTAGAGAATTACTGCCCCAAGTTGATATATACTTACAATGGACATTCATATGATGGAGCGAAGACTTATGGTGGTTATTCGGATAGCATCGTCGTCGATCAGCATTTCGTGCTCCGATTTCCCGACAACTTACCCCTTGATGCCGGAGCTCCACTTCTGTGCGCTGGAATCACAATCTATAGCCCTATGAAATACTATGGAATGACTGAATCTGGTAAGCATTTGGGTGTGGTTGGACTTGGTGGGCTTGGTCATGTTGCTGTTAAGTTTGGTAAGGCATTTGGGTTGAAAGTTACTGTCATTAGTACGTCTCCGAGAAAGAAGGAGGAAGCTATTGACAGGCTCGGTGCCGATGCTTTCGTTGTTTCGAGTGATCCTGCACAATTGAAG GCTGCGATAGGGACGATGGACTACATTATTGACACGGTATCAGCTATCCATGCTCTTGCTCCATTGCTTGGTCTGCTAAAGCTGAATGGAAAGTTGGTGACTGTGGGGTTACCTAACAAGCCACTAGAACTGCCAGTTGCTGCTATAGTGCTCGGTAGGAAGATGGTTGGTGGAAGCAACTTTGGGGGGCTGAAAGAGACACAAGAGATGTTGGATTTCTGTGGTAAACATAACATCACAGCAGAGATTGAGCTGATTCGTATGGACGATATTAACACCGCCATCGAACGCCTTGAGAAAGCCGATGTTCGATATCGGTTCGTGATTGACATTGGAAACTCCTTCAAATAG